A genome region from Glutamicibacter arilaitensis Re117 includes the following:
- a CDS encoding MarR family winged helix-turn-helix transcriptional regulator, whose amino-acid sequence MSDKPVWLSQPERDAWLGLHAVMTLLPAALDSDLQGLEGITLFDYHMLAMLSEAKDRQLTMTILASRTSASLSRLSHVVKKLEKRGWVAREQSAEDARVKIASLTDAGWEAVQQMAPHHVASVHGLLFDTLDDKDVNDLTRIARKITTSLDADHWILNSDNSDLEH is encoded by the coding sequence ATGAGTGATAAGCCAGTTTGGCTTTCTCAGCCCGAACGCGATGCCTGGCTTGGACTACATGCTGTCATGACACTACTTCCAGCTGCCTTGGATTCCGACCTCCAGGGGCTGGAAGGCATCACACTGTTTGACTACCACATGCTGGCGATGCTCTCCGAAGCCAAGGATCGCCAGTTGACGATGACCATTTTGGCATCACGCACCAGCGCCTCGCTGTCCCGCCTCTCTCACGTGGTGAAGAAGCTGGAGAAACGTGGCTGGGTCGCACGCGAGCAGTCCGCCGAAGATGCGCGTGTGAAAATCGCCTCATTAACGGACGCTGGCTGGGAAGCTGTGCAGCAGATGGCGCCGCATCACGTGGCTTCGGTACACGGGCTTCTCTTCGATACCCTCGATGACAAGGACGTTAACGATCTCACCCGGATCGCACGCAAAATTACCACCTCGCTTGACGCGGATCATTGGATCCTGAATTCGGATAACTCCGATTTGGAACACTGA
- the rpsN gene encoding 30S ribosomal protein S14 yields MAKKSKIAKNEQRKVIVERYAAKRLELKKTLVDPNATDEAREAARVGLQKLPRDASPIRVRNRDAIDGRPRGTFQKFGISRVRFRDMAHRGELPGITKSSW; encoded by the coding sequence ATGGCCAAGAAGTCCAAGATCGCAAAGAACGAACAGCGCAAGGTCATTGTCGAGCGTTACGCTGCAAAGCGTCTCGAATTGAAGAAGACCCTGGTTGATCCAAACGCAACCGACGAAGCTCGCGAAGCTGCACGCGTAGGCCTGCAGAAGCTTCCACGCGACGCTTCCCCGATCCGCGTTCGCAACCGCGACGCAATCGACGGTCGCCCACGCGGTACCTTCCAGAAGTTCGGTATCTCCCGTGTTCGCTTCCGCGACATGGCACACCGTGGTGAGCTTCCGGGCATCACCAAGTCTTCCTGGTAA
- the rpmG gene encoding 50S ribosomal protein L33: MAKKDKDVRPIIKLKSTAGTGFTYVTRKNRRNNPDRMVMKKYDPVVRKHVEFREER; encoded by the coding sequence ATGGCAAAGAAGGATAAGGACGTACGTCCGATCATCAAGCTGAAGTCCACCGCTGGCACCGGTTTCACTTACGTCACCCGTAAGAACCGTCGTAACAATCCTGACCGCATGGTCATGAAGAAGTACGACCCAGTCGTCCGCAAGCACGTTGAATTCCGAGAGGAGCGCTAA
- a CDS encoding SDR family NAD(P)-dependent oxidoreductase gives MPYSKPATDIFANRQRWAQLGQDKTVVVTGANSGLGFFASLGLAQAGAKVILACRNQSRAEAAMEQIRLRVPGADLEFMQYDSARIESAMGLAAELRHRPLDVLIANAGIIRAPQIRHEGLLGYEQIMSTNFIGHARLVGELAERFSQPLRFIGLGSMSTRMLSTDPQNLALERDYHPYRAYVQSKAIVQAFTIALDHRLRQLELPGRALAIHPGYSVSGLSPQIAQINEPGYSKRLAGQLQASFAQGKHEGAVALVEAALAPELDVAPRGSYLGPKYLTKGAITLARPAKATRGKELQSKAWQLFVRANEGLDPFAL, from the coding sequence ATGCCCTATTCCAAACCAGCAACGGACATTTTCGCGAATCGGCAGCGTTGGGCCCAGTTGGGGCAGGACAAAACGGTCGTAGTGACCGGCGCGAACAGCGGACTGGGCTTCTTCGCCAGCCTGGGCCTGGCCCAAGCTGGTGCCAAGGTAATCCTGGCCTGCCGCAATCAGAGCCGCGCCGAGGCCGCCATGGAACAGATCCGGTTGCGGGTACCGGGCGCCGACCTGGAATTCATGCAGTACGACTCAGCACGCATTGAATCAGCCATGGGGCTGGCCGCCGAGCTGCGTCATCGGCCGCTGGATGTGCTGATCGCCAACGCAGGGATCATCCGCGCCCCGCAGATCCGCCACGAGGGCCTGCTGGGCTATGAACAGATCATGAGCACTAACTTCATCGGCCATGCCCGACTGGTTGGCGAACTCGCCGAGCGTTTCAGCCAGCCATTGAGATTCATCGGGCTGGGATCGATGTCTACTCGCATGCTCAGCACCGACCCGCAGAATCTGGCCCTGGAGCGCGACTACCATCCCTACCGCGCCTATGTGCAGTCCAAAGCAATCGTGCAGGCGTTCACCATCGCGTTGGATCACCGGTTGCGCCAGCTGGAATTACCCGGCCGAGCGCTGGCGATCCACCCGGGATACTCGGTCTCCGGGTTGAGCCCGCAGATCGCTCAGATCAACGAACCCGGGTATTCCAAGCGGTTGGCCGGCCAATTGCAGGCAAGTTTCGCGCAGGGCAAACACGAAGGTGCGGTGGCGTTGGTGGAAGCGGCGCTGGCCCCGGAGCTTGATGTCGCCCCGCGGGGCAGCTACTTGGGTCCCAAATACCTCACCAAGGGCGCAATCACACTGGCCAGACCGGCGAAAGCGACTAGGGGCAAGGAACTTCAGAGCAAGGCCTGGCAGCTGTTTGTGCGGGCAAATGAAGGCCTGGATCCGTTCGCCCTGTAG
- the rpmB gene encoding 50S ribosomal protein L28, giving the protein MAAVCQVTGTTPAFGHSISHSHRRNKRRFDPNIQKKTYYVPSLRRKVTLTLSVKGIKVIDARGIDAVIADLIAKGVKL; this is encoded by the coding sequence ATGGCAGCTGTTTGCCAGGTAACCGGTACTACTCCGGCCTTCGGACATAGCATCTCCCACTCGCACCGTCGCAACAAGCGTCGTTTCGATCCGAACATCCAGAAGAAGACCTACTACGTGCCTTCCCTGCGCCGTAAGGTGACCCTGACCCTGTCGGTCAAGGGCATCAAGGTAATCGATGCTCGCGGTATCGACGCTGTTATTGCTGACCTGATTGCGAAGGGTGTGAAGCTCTAA
- a CDS encoding DnaJ family domain-containing protein: MKHNEDAALNAARYQMKQEQEPMPADEYAQATAMASVTEPKTPLQIYAQDEAWEVANSVLDEAFARGDFDNLALAGQKIDHITNNDDPDWWLKSMMRREQLTGLGPPALTLRVEDEHMAEVLDQLPTSAAVRAHVEDFNARIKEARLQLLGGPPVITPLRDATTEVLAWQQRRASTPEPAPDASKKKRWWWRR; this comes from the coding sequence ATGAAGCACAATGAGGATGCGGCACTGAATGCGGCTCGGTACCAGATGAAGCAGGAGCAAGAGCCGATGCCGGCCGATGAGTACGCGCAGGCAACCGCCATGGCTTCGGTGACCGAGCCGAAAACACCGTTGCAGATCTACGCTCAAGATGAGGCGTGGGAAGTGGCCAACTCCGTGCTCGATGAGGCGTTCGCTAGAGGCGACTTCGACAATTTGGCTCTGGCAGGCCAGAAGATCGATCACATCACCAACAATGATGATCCGGATTGGTGGCTGAAGTCGATGATGCGCCGCGAGCAGCTGACCGGGCTTGGTCCCCCGGCACTGACGTTGCGGGTGGAAGATGAGCATATGGCCGAGGTCCTGGATCAGCTGCCGACCAGTGCTGCAGTGCGTGCGCATGTGGAAGATTTCAATGCCCGCATCAAGGAAGCGCGGCTTCAGCTGTTGGGCGGGCCGCCGGTCATTACGCCCTTGCGTGATGCCACCACCGAGGTGCTCGCCTGGCAGCAGCGGCGGGCTTCAACGCCTGAACCGGCACCGGATGCATCGAAGAAGAAGCGGTGGTGGTGGCGGCGTTAA